Proteins encoded in a region of the Drosophila busckii strain San Diego stock center, stock number 13000-0081.31 chromosome 2L, ASM1175060v1, whole genome shotgun sequence genome:
- the LOC108594457 gene encoding thioredoxin-like protein 4A — MSYMLPHLHNGWQVDQAILSEEDRVVVIRFGHDWDPACMKMDEVMYSIAEKVKNFAVIYLVDITEVPDFNKMYELYDPCTVMFFFRNKHIMIDLGTGNNNKINWPLEDKQEMIDIVETVYRGARKGRGLVVSPKDYSTKYRY; from the exons ATGTCGTATATGCTGCCACATTTACACAATGGCTGGCAAGTTGATCAGGCCATATTATCGGAAGAAGATCGTGTGGTG GTCATACGCTTTGGTCACGATTGGGACCCAGCGTGCATGAAAATGGACGAGGTCATGTATAGCATAGCggaaaaagtaaaaaacttTGCTGTCATCTACTTAGTGGACATAACAGAGGTGCCAGACTTTAACAAGATGTACGAATTGTATGATCCATGCACAGTGATGTTCTTCTTCCGCAACAAACATATTATGATTGATTTGGGAAcgggtaacaacaacaagatcaACTGGCCGCTGGAGGATAAGCAGGAAATGATAGACATAGTGGAAACAGTTTATAGAGGAGCACGCAAAGGACGTGGTCTCGTTGTTTCACCCAAGGATTACTCCACCAAATACAGATACTAA
- the LOC108604987 gene encoding actin cytoskeleton-regulatory complex protein pan1, which yields MTKLSVHVTLLVGLALFLGFILLPQQVLGYSQVLHEIYLIHTKIKFILCSFNSSDNVVSTTTTTTTTTTTDLPLPIPYNHQPEPAKPLEVNTPEPAAAAALPVFVTPISVPQVAAEEAFSSEQPLESVASTGRAVDYRTSYPFGQLISPLIKAARPQPYKSATRGGQKRIYPKPNRYQSSNSGYNRASDRFAPGQAVASNIFKDQAHNHHHQHNPSHVAAGSNTVQSFAPPRDTYAFPPLNNKYPGPGQDVRLPQASDAVTSYLPPASGSAGYSYPGPPISSSGYVYPGPVALPPKGDKQPAASMPSASSAPAPAADDDPENDDVIGVLPASAQDNAPAQNQAGKDAGAAPSNGADAGMPMDGDAGMDGDSDAGNGDNAAPTDGAGGADDGALPVLQQGVHTDDNKYDPNMEYATPPPGWLEEHPESAAPMPADHDHDHEHVPAHDFEHHDEHEHHHDHYPEHIPDYPYHSYPDVSYTELIYDHHHPHYHHPPPPPTTTPPPPPPPPPPPPPPPPPPDQPRVKKYSYFYIGRKLWYIPLYFTVWFSFYILWLIIKSIGRHKVNLPNHYQTRRSLPYYTQQSRDEYINDMTVKVLEHIDNFKQKYLN from the exons ATGACAAAGTTAAGCGTCCATGTGACGCTTTTAGTGGGCCTGGCGCTGTTTTTGGGCTTCATACTGTTGCCTCAACAGGTGCTCGGGTATTCGCAAGTCTTG catgaaatttatttaattcatactaaaataaaatttattttatgcagctttaattCAAGTGATAATGTTGtatccacaacaacaacaactactacgacgacgacgacggatCTGCCATTGCCCATACCATACAATCATCAGCCAGAGCCGGCTAAGCCGCTTGAAGTAAACACGCcggagccagcagcagcggcagctttgCCAGTGTTTGTTACTCCAATAAGCGTGCCACAGGTGGCAGCAGAGGAAGCATTTTCCAGTGAGCAGCCATTGGAAAGTGTGGCTTCCACTGGACGCGCAGTAGATTATCGCACTTCGTATCCATTTGGCCAGCTTATATCGCCGCTTATCAAGGCCGCTCGACCGCAGCCTTATAAGAGCGCAACACGTGGCGGTCAAAAGAGAATATATCCCAAGCCGAATCGCTATCAGAGCTCCAACTCAGGCTACAATCGTG CTTCGGATCGCTTTGCGCCAGGACAAGCTGTCGCCTCGAACATTTTCAAGGATCAGGCAcacaatcatcatcatcagcacaATCCCAGCCATGTTGCTGCCGGATCCAACACAGTGCAATCATTTGCGCCACCAAGAGATACTTATGCGTTTCCGCCACTCAACAACAAGTATCCAGGACCAGGTCAAGATGTGAGATTGCCGCAAGCCTCAGATGCTGTGACCAGCTACCTGCCGCCAGCTTCCGGCAGTGCCGGCTATTCTTATCCCGGTCCACCCATCAGCTCCTCGGGCTATGTTTATCCGGGGCCAGTAGCCTTGCCCCCCAAAGGTGACAAGCAGCCTGCTGCTAGCATGCCCAGTGCTTCCTCTGCaccagcgcctgctgctgatgatgatccGGAAAATGACGACGTCATTGGAGTGCTGCCAGCCAGCGCACAGGATAATGCACCTGCGCAGAATCAAGCTGGTAAAGATGCTGGCGCTGCTCCAAGCAATGGCGCAGATGCAGGCATGCCTATGGATGGAGATGCTGGCATGGATGGAGACTCTGATGCGGGAAATGGAGATAACGCAGCTCCTACTGATGGTGCCGGTGGCGCCGATGATGGTGCGCTACCTGTGCTGCAGCAAGGTGTGCATACAGATGATAACAAATATGATCCCAATATGGAGTATGCCACACCGccgcctggctggctggagGAACATCCAGAGTCAGCAGCGCCCATGCCTGCAGATCACGATCATGATCACGAACACGTCCCCGCACATGATTTCGAGCACCATGATGAACATGAGCATCATCACGATCATTATCCAGAACATATTCCAGACTATCCTTATCATTCGTATCCAGATGTTTCGTATACAGAACTTATTTACGATCATCATCACCCACATTATCATCATCCTCCTCCGCCACCTACAACaacgccaccgccgccgccgcctccaccgccaccaccaccaccgccgccaccacctCCAGATCAGCCTCGCGTTAAAAAGTACAGTTACTTCTACATTGGCCGCAAGCTCTGGTACATACCCCTGTACTTTACAGTCTGGTTTAGTTTCTACATTCTGTGGCTAATTATCAAGTCCATTGGCCGCCACAAGGTAAACTTGCCAAACCATTATCAGACGCGGCGCAGCTTGCCCTATTATacgcagcagagcagagacGAATATATTAACGATATGACAGTTAAGGTGCTGGAGCACATTGATAACTTTaagcagaaatatttaaactga